The nucleotide sequence ATCAGGATTATTGGAAATCACAAAGTCCTCTTTATTGATGAAGCTCAACGGATTCCGGATATCGGTCTCACAATAAAAATTTGTGTGGATCGATTAAATGACATCCAGGTGATTGCCACGGGGTCTTCATCTTTCGAGCTGCTGCAAACCATACAAGAACCATTAACAGGACGAGCATGGCAATGGAATATGTATCCCCTCTCATTTCAGGAACTTGTAACTCATACAAATTGTCTCACTGAGAAGCGGGAATTAGGAAATCGCTTAATTTTTGGATCATATCCCAATATCGTTAATCAACCCGATACTCAGATTGATGCACTCAAACTGATCAGCGGTACCTATTTATACCAAGATCTTGTAGGCGTTCCTGGAGTGGCCCGGCCTGAACTATTGGAGAAAATCACAAAAGCTCTGGCTTTCCAGATTGGCTCTGAGATATCCAGTACTGAACTTGCTCGACTTGTGGGAGCTGACCGACTTACTGTTGAAAAATATATTGATCTGCTTGAAAAAGCTTTCATCATCTTTCAGGTACCAGCATTAAAGAGGAACTTGCGGAATGAAATAAAAAAGGGACGCAAATTCTTCTTTTTTGACAATGGCATTCGAAA is from Candidatus Neomarinimicrobiota bacterium and encodes:
- a CDS encoding ATP-binding protein; amino-acid sequence: MMIQRSMINSIQKKMFGGKAIIILGARQVGKTTLVEQLLLKSRKDVLSLNGDDADVRSLLSNTNINALIRIIGNHKVLFIDEAQRIPDIGLTIKICVDRLNDIQVIATGSSSFELLQTIQEPLTGRAWQWNMYPLSFQELVTHTNCLTEKRELGNRLIFGSYPNIVNQPDTQIDALKLISGTYLYQDLVGVPGVARPELLEKITKALAFQIGSEISSTELARLVGADRLTVEKYIDLLEKAFIIFQVPALKRNLRNEIKKGRKFFFFDNGIRNAVINNFSEIETRTDVGALWENYCMSERLKMHAANENFVSAYFWRTTQQQEIDLIEEDNQAILSAFEFKWNPRKKGKFSKTFTNAYDLKTKRTITPDNYDEFLLENN